From the Solanum stenotomum isolate F172 chromosome 4, ASM1918654v1, whole genome shotgun sequence genome, one window contains:
- the LOC125862887 gene encoding RING-H2 finger protein ATL5-like encodes MLLDLISDSNKLQSGNRRHQVYCINALQQKLKSTLNGVWGLQGEHSWSNGEVVSVWPETNLGFFEHGCTKQFTFTPRNYQLVEQDVQDNLNDQSPPNSPDDSQAATELIDDQEEDAIFFGYFKTRIHRVVEGINNQTETKEICAICQPEFEHEESIGILGCGHEYHIGSIKQWLLRKKDCPMCRASVFP; translated from the exons ATGTTGTTAGATCTTATTTCTGATTCTAACAAGCTGCAAAGTGGAAACAGAAGACATCAAGTATACTG TATAAATGCACTGCAGCAGAAACTGAAGTCAACCTTGAATGGTGTATGGGGCCTCCAAGGGGAGCATTCTTGGAGCAACGGTGAAGTTGTCTCCGTGTGGCCAGAGACGAATTTAGGATTTTTCGAACATGGGTGCACCAA GCAATTCACATTTACTCCACGCAACTATCAATTAGTGGAACAGGATGTACAAGACAATTTGAATGATCAATCACCACCAAATTCTCCAGATGATTCTCAAGCAGCAACTGAGCTGATTGATGATCAAGAGGAGGATGCTATATTCTTCGGGTATTTTAAAACAAGAATTCATCGTGTTGTTGAAGGAATAAATAATCAGACAGAAACTAAAGAGATTTGTGCCATATGTCAACCGGAATTTGAGCATGAAGAGTCCATTGGGATTCTTGGGTGTGGACATGAATATCATATAGGCAGCATCAAACAATGGTTGCTGAGGAAAAAAGATTGTCCCATGTGTCGAGCTTCTGTTTTTCCCTGA